One genomic window of Sarcophilus harrisii chromosome X, mSarHar1.11, whole genome shotgun sequence includes the following:
- the NLGN3 gene encoding neuroligin-3, translating to MVGWVGGGRAEGPTPPASVSPLLLADIRDSGAKPVMVYIHGGSYMEGTGNMIDGSILASYGNVIVITLNYRVGVLGFLSTGDQAAKGNYGLLDQIQALRWVSENIAFFGGDPRRITVFGSGIGASCVSLLTLSHHSEVSHSAHGVSLGRWLPSLLLTVRTAQGKLFPPHCSCSFPGKQGGDLNQSKRSEEEPAPGEALFGGSPGLGSAEGSVMSPLQWDRRPFSQHRGLRASAGVFAGDPVTSGLWAYRALLEAPREKGPFVMQEPVPWAIIQSGSALSSWAVNYQPVKYTSLLADKVGCNVLDTVDMVDCLRQKSAKELVEQDIQPARYHVAFGPVIDGDVIPDDPEILMEQGEFLNYDIMLGVNQGEGLKFVEAVVDPEDGVSGTDFDYSVSNFVDNLYGYPEGKDTLRETIKFMYTDWADRDNPETRRKTLVALFTDHQWVEPSVVTADLHARYGSPTYFYAFYHHCQSLMKPAWSDAAHGDEVPYVFGIPMVGPTDLFPCNFSKNDVMLSAVVMTYWTNFAKTGDPNKPVPQDTKFIHTKANRFEEVAWSKYNPRDQLYLHIGLKPRVRDHYRATKVAFWKHLVPHLYNLHDMFHYTSTTTKVPPPDTTHSSHITRRPNGKAWSTKRPAISPAYGSENAQGAWNGDQDAGPLLVENPRDYSTELSVTIAVGASLLFLNVLAFAALYYRKDKRRQEPLRQPSPQRGPGGPGEMGAAPEEELAALQLGPSHHECEGPPGHDPLRLSALPDYTLTLRRSPDDIPLMTPNTITMIPNSLVGLQTLHPYNTFASGFNSTGLPHSHSTTRV from the exons ATGGTGGgctgggtggggggggggcgAGCAGAAGGCCCCACGCCCCCAGCCTCCGTCTCACCTCTTCTCCTTGCAGACATCCGGGACAGCGGGGCCAAGCCAGTCATGGTCTATATCCACGGGGGCTCCTACATGGAGGGGACGGGCAACATGATCGATGGCAGCATCCTCGCCAGCTACGGCAATGTGATCGTCATCACCCTCAACTACCGGGTTGGGGTGCTAG GTTTCCTGAGCACCGGGGACCAGGCTGCCAAGGGAAACTATGGGCTGCTGGACCAGATTCAGGCCCTCCGCTGGGTGAGTGAAAACATCGCCTTCTTTGGCGGAGACCCTCGTCGCATCACTGTGTTTGGTTCCGGCATTGGGGCCTCCTGTGTCAGCCTCCTGACGCTGTCCCATCATTCTGAGG TGTCGCACAGTGCTCACGGGGTCTCTCTTGGTCGGTGGCTGCCCAGCCTGCTCCTTACCGTCCGTACAGCTCAGGGCAAACTCTTCCCCCCTCATTGCTCTTGCAGCTTTCCAGGAAAACAA GGAGGGGATCTGAATCAGAGCAAGCGATCAGAGGAGGAGCCTGCACCCGGGGAAGCCCTTTTTGGGGGAAGTCCTGGGCTGGGGTCCGCAGAGGGG AGCGTGATGAGCCCCTTGCAGTGGGACAGGAGGCCCTTTTCCCAACACCGAGGGCTTCGAGCCTCGGCGGGGGTGTTTGCTGGAGACCCGGTGACCTCGGGGCTTTGGGCCTACCGGGCTCTCCTGGAAGCTCCCAGA GAGAAAGGCCCCTTTGTCATGCAAGAGCCAGTTCCCTG GGCCATCATCCAGAGTGGTTCAGCCCTCTCCAGCTGGGCGGTCAACTACCAGCCAGTCAAGTACACCAGCCTGCTGGCAGACAAGGTGGGGTGCAACGTGCTGGACACCGTGGACATGGTGGATTGCCTACGCCAGAAGAGTGCCAAAGAGCTGGTGGAACAGGACATCCAGCCGGCTCGCTACCACGTGGCCTTCGGTCCCGTGATCGACGGGGACGTGATCCCCGATGACCCCGAGATCCTTATGGAGCAGGGCGAGTTCCTCAACTATGACATCATGCTGGGCGTCAACCAGGGGGAGGGACTCAAGTTCGTGGAGGCTGTGGTGGACCCCGAGGACGGGGTCTCGGGCACCGACTTCGATTACTCCGTCTCCAACTTCGTGGACAACCTGTACGGCTACCCGGAGGGCAAGGATACTCTTCGGGAGACCATCAAATTCATGTACACGGACTGGGCCGACCGGGACAACCCCGAGACCCGCCGCAAAACCCTGGTGGCCCTTTTCACCGACCACCAGTGGGTCGAGCCCTCCGTGGTGACGGCCGACCTGCATGCCCGCTACGGCTCGCCCACCTATTTCTACGCCTTCTACCACCACTGCCAGAGCCTCATGAAGCCAGCTTGGTCCGACGCGGCCCACGGGGATGAGGTGCCCTACGTCTTCGGCATCCCCATGGTGGGCCCCACGGACCTCTTCCCCTGCAACTTCTCCAAGAACGACGTCATGCTCAGTGCCGTCGTCATGACCTACTGGACCAACTTTGCCAAGACCGG GGACCCCAACAAGCCTGTCCCCCAGGACACCAAATTCATCCATACCAAGGCCAACCGCTTTGAGGAGGTGGCCTGGTCCAAGTATAACCCCCGGGACCAGCTGTACCTTCACATCGGGCTGAAACCCCGGGTCCGTGACCACTACCGGGCCACCAAGGTGGCCTTCTGGAAGCACCTGGTGCCCCACCTGTACAATCTGCACGACATGTTCCACTATACGTCCACCACCACCAAAGTGCCGCCCCCGGACACCACCCACAGCTCCCACATCACCCGGCGTCCCAACGGCAAGGCCTGGAGCACCAAGCGGCCCGCCATCTCCCCGGCCTACGGCAGCGAGAACGCCCAGGGGGCCTGGAACGGGGACCAGGACGCGGGGCCGCTTCTGGTGGAGAACCCTCGGGACTACTCCACGGAGCTGAGCGTCACCATCGCCGTGGGggcctccctcctcttcctcaacGTGCTGGCCTTCGCCGCCCTCTACTACCGCAAGGACAAGAGGCGGCAGGAGCCCCTGCGGCAGCCTAGTCCCCAGCGGGGTCCCGGGGGTCCCGGGGAGATGGGAGCGGCCCCCGAGGAGGAGCTGGCGGCCCTCCAGCTGGGCCCCTCGCACCACGAGTGCGAGGGCCCGCCCGGCCACGACCCGCTCCGCCTCAGTGCCCTCCCCGACTATACCCTGACACTGCGACGTTCTCCCGACGACATCCCCCTCATGACTCCCAACACCATCACCATGATCCCCAACTCCCTGGTGGGGTTGCAGACGCTGCACCCCTATAACACCTTCGCTTCTGGCTTCAACAGCACCGGGTTGCCCCACTCACACTCCACCACGCGGGTATAG
- the LOC116420368 gene encoding extensin-like, giving the protein MAVTLYRATTNATTPQQPAITTRLPLTHHTHQHHKNETHRAKQKSPPCSPCKTHHFHHTLPQQNERKTSKPITPYQNARPPPSTNLPPPRKNIRLPPSTFTYLSRRESHHHQYHQLRHRHAARRPHRPPRPPHRRRRHTASARIASPPTHPPPPPATHPSARCHHPPRFPLYPPHHPPPFPRAITLYPPPHPPPPAAAPSAPHHPSLSPPPHPSTSAPPITRSIPLPLYPPPPHPSASSIRYPATASIHHPLSHPSIRHRIHPSTSPPPHHPHRQHRHVRFIAYTSIHHARIHPTTISIRCSITRHPHFATRSISTPLIPASIHQHPHRSIPIQHRHHHPPTSIHPFIHRSIRHHRHPSTASSRSTIARIRHPSAPRPLSITTASIHPAIPTPHPSASPLHTPPHTPSTTHLSAITTRHPSRPPAARRFSAIPTAHPSIPTTPSIRPPHFRHHHFARLLHLRFSATASTHPFPHPASPSPPHPSSNYTTIHHSPPHFSNIAPHRHFHPPDTHLSIHPLVKMEVC; this is encoded by the coding sequence ATGGCCGTAACACTTTACCGTGCTACCACCAACGCCACCACTCCACAGCAGCCCGCCATCACCACCCGCTTGCCACTTACCCACCACACACACCAACACCATAAAAACGAAACGCACCGCGCTAAGCAAAAGTCCCCACCATGCTCACCGTGCAAAACACACCACTTCCACCACACCCTCCCACAGCAAAAcgaaagaaaaacttcaaaaccCATAACCCCGTACCAAAACGCCCGTCCACCACCATCCACTAACCTACCACCACCGCGAAAAAACATCcgtctccctccctccactttcACTTATCTTTCACGCCGCGAAAGTCACCACCACCAGTACCACCAGCTTCGCCATCGCCACGCCGCCCGCCGCCCCCACCGGCCACCACGCCCGccccaccgccgccgccgccacacCGCATCCGCCCGCATCGCTTCACCACCCACGCATCCGCCACCGCCGCCCGCCACGCATCCATCCGCCCGCTGTCACCATCCGCCCCGCTTCCCGCTTTACCCACCGCATCATCCACCGCCATTTCCACGCGCCATCACGCTTTATCCACCACCGCATCCGCCACCGCCCGCCGCCGCCCCATCCGCCCCGCATCATCCATCGCTATCCCCGCCACCGCATCCATCCACATCCGCACCGCCCATCACCCGCTCCATCCCGCTCCCGCTTTATCCACCACCGCCACATCCATCCGCATCATCCATCCGCTATCCCGCCACCGCATCCATCCACCATCCGCTTTCCCATCCCAGCATCCGCCACcgcatccatccatccacttcTCCACCACCGCATCATCCCCATCGCCAGCATCGCCATGTCCGCTTCATCGCTTACACTTCCATCCACCACGCCCGCATCCATCCCACCACCATTTCCATCCGCTGCTCCATCACGCGCCACCCGCATTTCGCCACACGCTCCATTTCCACGCCCCTTATCCCCGCATCCATCCATCAACATCCACATCGCTCCATCCCCATCCAGCACCGCCACCACCATCCACCCACCAGCATCCATCCCTTTATCCACCGCAGCATCCGCCACCACCGCCATCCATCCACCGCATCATCCCGCTCAACTATCGCCCGCATCCGCCACCCATCCGCACCACGCCCTTTATCCATCACCACCGCATCCATCCATCCCGCTATCCCCACACCGCATCCATCCGCTTCCCCGCTCCATACCCCACCCCACACCCCATCCACCACGCATCTATCCGCCATCACAACACGGCATCCATCCCGCCCGCCCGCCGCCCGCCGCTTCTCCGCCATCCCCACCGCACATCCATCCATCCCCACCACACCATCCATCCGCCCGCCCCACTTCCGCCACCACCATTTCGCTCGCTTGCTCCATCTACGCTTCTCCGCCACCGCATCCACCCATCCATTTCCCCATCCAGCATCCCCATCCCCGCCGCATCCATCTTCCAACTATACCACCATCCACCACTCCCCACCCCACTTCTCCAACATCGCTCCTCACCGCCACTTCCATCCACCGGAtacccatctatccatccatccgcTAGTCAAGATGGAAGTCTGCTGA